DNA sequence from the Sphingomonas taxi genome:
CAGAATATCGACGTGCGCGGCGTCGGCCGCGAGGTGCTGCGGCGCATGGGACTGGAACAGGCGGCGCTCGATCATGGTACCGGCGAGGAAGGCACCGCATGGGTCAAAAGCGACGGCAGCGTCGCCGCGCAGTTCATCACCGCCGAGTTCGGGGCCGACGGCCCCACTGCCGAAATGGAGATCCTGCGCGGCGATCTCGCCCGCTTGGTCTACGAACCCGCTGCCGCGCGTGCCACCTATCGCTTCGGCGACAGCGTGGCGGCGATCGACGAGGATGACGCGGCGGCGGTGGTCACCTTCGCCAGCGGACGCACCGCGCGATACGATGCGGTCATCGTCGCCGAGGGCGTCGGGTCGGCGACCCGCTCACACGTCTTCGCGAACGAGAATGCGCCGCGCTGGATGGATCTGACGATCGCCTATTTCACGATCCCGCGAACCCAGGACGACGGGCAATTGTGGCGGTGGTACAATGCGACCGGCGGGCGCAGCGTGTCGCTGCGGCCCGACCGTTACGGCACCACCCGCGCGATGCTGTCGGTACAGCAGCAGCCGGGCGGCGAGCAGGATTGGAGCACGGACCGCCAGAAGGCGTGGCTGCGCGAGCGGTTCGCCGAAGCCGGCTGGCAGACCGACCGCGTGCTCGACGGCATGGCGACGACGGACGATTTCTATTTCGACGTGCTGCGTCAGGTGCGGATGAAGCGCTGGTCGAAGGGCAGGGTGGTGCTGACCGGCGACGCCGCATGGTGCGCGACGCCGATCGCCGGGATCGGCACGACGCTGGCGATCACCGGCGCCTATGTGCTGGCGGCGGAGCTGGCGCGGCACGACGATGTCGCCGCGGCGTTCGACTCCTATGAGCAGGCGATGCGCCCGATGGTCGAGGACGCGCAGGGCGTTCCCAAGATCGCACCGCGGCTGATGAACCCGCAGAGCCGGCTCGCCATCCGCCTGCTCCATGGCGCGCTCGCGGCGGCAAGCCGGCCCATCGTCCAAAAGGCGATGGGCAAAATGTTCGGGGGCGGCCCGAAGGAGCCCGATCTGTCCCGCTACGATGACGCCATCCCGACCGATGTGACGATCGTCGCCTCGGAACCGGCGCCATCCGGCGTCGCGGCGCCGGCGGCGGGCGGGCTGTCGCCGCTGCTCGCGATCGGCGCGGTCGGCGTCGTGCTGGGGGCGAGTGCGGTGCTCGGGCGGCGCAACGCGCCCGATCCGTCGCACGCCGCCATCCGGCGCTGGTATCGCCGGCTCGACAAGCCCGGCTTCACCCCGCCCGATGCGGCCTTCGGCGCGGTCTGGCCGGTGCTGGAGACCGGCCTGGCGGTCGGCGGCTATCGTCTGCTGCGACGACCGGCGGGGCCGGCGCGCAATGCCGCGGTCGGGCTCTGGCTGCTCAACACCGCAATGGTCGGCGGCTGGACGCACTTGTTCTTCCGCGAGAAGAAGCTCGGCGCGAGTGCGGCGGCATCGGGTACGATGGTCGCATCGGGTGCCGCCTATGTCGCGACCGCCGCACGCGTGGACAGGCCGGCGGCGGCGGTCGGCGTGCCGTTCGTCGCGTGGCTCGGCTTCGCCACGCTGCTCGCCGAGCGGATCTGGCGTGACAATCCGGCGGAGGAAGGATGAGCCGCGACCCTTGCGGGCTTGCCGCCGGATGATCCGCCGCTAGGAGGCTCGGCGATGGACCTCGACGACCAGATGCGCCGCTATTTCGGCACCGACCAACTGGCAACGGTGCCGCCTGAGGCGATCGCCGCCGGGATCGAGCATATGAGGGTCGATCTCGGCCTCGAGCGCGACCGGGCGCGGCGGTTCGCGTTGTGGACCTTGCTCTACATGCTGGACGCGGCGCCGGCGCTCGACGCGGTCTTCGAGGAGGAGGCCGATCGCGACGCGGCGCGCAACCTGATGGACCTGTCCGCCCGGATGATGCCCGACGCGGACTGAACCGCGACGGCGCTCAACTCCGGTAAAGCGCGATGCCGAGCGCCAGCATGCCGGCCATCGATACGGCGAGGAAGGCGATCATCACGATGATCACCCGCCGGATCAACGGGCGGTTGCCGGCAGCGCCGTCGCGCCGGCCGGCATCCTGTCCGAAGGTGTCGCGATCCGTCATTGTTCGAGGGGGTCCTTGACGAAGCCCTTCAGGTCGTCCGCGTCGAGATCCTCCTGCGCCTTGCCGACGTGCTTATCGTCGGTGCCGCTGCTGCCCGATTCCTCGACGGCGCGGGTCGTCTTGCCGGCGGTGTCGTCGGCATCGAGGCGGTCGGTGGCGTCGTCCGGTTGGTCGGTCATGATGATATCCTTGGCGTTGCTGCTGCTCAATGAGCGGCCGGCGGCATCGGGGCCAGCAATTCGGCGAGCGTGACCGGCGCGAAATCGCGGGCGTCGACGCCGACGTCGAACTGGCGCGGCATCGGTTTCAGCCGGCCGTGGCTATGGCCGTGCAGGTTGATCGCGCGGCGATGCTGGCCGTTCCAGCTGCGGAAAGGATAATGGCAGAGAACGAGCGCGTGGCCGTCGAGCGACAGCTCGGCATAATCGCCGACGCTCGCCCAGCCGGCGACGACGCGGGTACCGTCGGGATCGTTGTTGCCGGCGAGCAGATGCTTGCTGCCGTGCAGCCGGTCGAGCAGCCCGGCGACATCGCCGGCCCGGCGGGCGACGTCGCCAAGATGCCAGACGATATCGTCCGGCGCGACGCGCGCGTTCCAGCGCGCGATGAGCGTCGCGTCCATCGTCGCGGTGTCCGCGAACGGCCGGTGCTGGATGTTAATCGTGCGATGATCACCGAAATGCGTGTCGGCGGTGAAGAAGACGGCCATCGCGGATCAACGCGCCGGGAGGACGGACGATGCGGGATCCGCCGCGGCGCGCGTGTCGTAGCGACCCTGCGCCGCCGCCACCTCGGGCATGCGCGTCTCCGCCCAGTCGATCATCAGCCGCAGCGCGGCGAGCAGGTCGCGGCCGAGCGGGGTGACGCGATAGCTGACGCTGACCGGCACCGTCGCGACGACGTGGCGCGTCACCAGCCCGTCGCGTTCGAGCGCGCGCAGCGTCTGGCTCAGCATCTTCTGCGAGATACCGCCGATCCGCTGCTTGAGCTGGCCGAAGCGCAATTCCCGGTCGCCGAGCAGCAGCAGGATCAGCACGCTCCATTTGTCGCCGATCCGATCGAGCAACTGGCGCGTCGGGCAGTCGCGCGCATAGGCGTCGCCGCGTCCGGTGGCGGTTTCGCCCAAGTGACCAAGGGAGTCGAAAGTGCCGTCTTGCTTCATGGGTCACCTCTAGCGATGTTGGTCACCGATGGAAACCAATGGAGGTGCGACATGCAGATAGCGGTATTGGGTGCGAGCGGTCACGCCGGGTCGGAGATCGCCACGGAGCTCGCCGCGCGCGGCCACAAAGTGCGGGGCATCGCCCGAAACCCGGCGGCGATCCCGCAGGCGGAGGGGATCGAGGCGGTGGCGGGCGACGCGTCCGACCCGGCGGCGCTCGCCGAGCTGATCCGCGGCAGCGATGCGGTGATCAGCGCGCTGCATTTCGACGTCACGGCGGACACGTTGCTGGCGGCGGTCAAGCGGGCGGGCGTGCCGCGATTGCTGGTCACCGGTGGTGCCGCGAGCCTTGAGGTCGCACCGGGTCAGCGGCTGTTCGACACACCGGACTTTCCGGAGGAATGGAAGCCGTTCGCTGCCGGCGGGATCGCCTTCCTCGACGCGTTGCGGGACGAGCAAGAGGTCAACTGGACCTTCTTCTCGCCGGCGGCGCAGATCTTTGAAGGGCCGCGGACCGGCCGGTATCGCACCGGCGGCGATCAGCTCGTCGTCGATGCGAATGGCGAGAGCAGGATCAGCTTCGCGGATTTCGCGATCGCGATGG
Encoded proteins:
- a CDS encoding tryptophan-rich sensory protein codes for the protein MSRRILITGASVAGNTAAWWLGRAGFDVEVVERAPAFRDGGQNIDVRGVGREVLRRMGLEQAALDHGTGEEGTAWVKSDGSVAAQFITAEFGADGPTAEMEILRGDLARLVYEPAAARATYRFGDSVAAIDEDDAAAVVTFASGRTARYDAVIVAEGVGSATRSHVFANENAPRWMDLTIAYFTIPRTQDDGQLWRWYNATGGRSVSLRPDRYGTTRAMLSVQQQPGGEQDWSTDRQKAWLRERFAEAGWQTDRVLDGMATTDDFYFDVLRQVRMKRWSKGRVVLTGDAAWCATPIAGIGTTLAITGAYVLAAELARHDDVAAAFDSYEQAMRPMVEDAQGVPKIAPRLMNPQSRLAIRLLHGALAAASRPIVQKAMGKMFGGGPKEPDLSRYDDAIPTDVTIVASEPAPSGVAAPAAGGLSPLLAIGAVGVVLGASAVLGRRNAPDPSHAAIRRWYRRLDKPGFTPPDAAFGAVWPVLETGLAVGGYRLLRRPAGPARNAAVGLWLLNTAMVGGWTHLFFREKKLGASAAASGTMVASGAAYVATAARVDRPAAAVGVPFVAWLGFATLLAERIWRDNPAEEG
- a CDS encoding metallophosphoesterase family protein; its protein translation is MAVFFTADTHFGDHRTINIQHRPFADTATMDATLIARWNARVAPDDIVWHLGDVARRAGDVAGLLDRLHGSKHLLAGNNDPDGTRVVAGWASVGDYAELSLDGHALVLCHYPFRSWNGQHRRAINLHGHSHGRLKPMPRQFDVGVDARDFAPVTLAELLAPMPPAAH
- a CDS encoding winged helix-turn-helix transcriptional regulator; translation: MKQDGTFDSLGHLGETATGRGDAYARDCPTRQLLDRIGDKWSVLILLLLGDRELRFGQLKQRIGGISQKMLSQTLRALERDGLVTRHVVATVPVSVSYRVTPLGRDLLAALRLMIDWAETRMPEVAAAQGRYDTRAAADPASSVLPAR
- a CDS encoding NAD(P)-dependent oxidoreductase, with translation MQIAVLGASGHAGSEIATELAARGHKVRGIARNPAAIPQAEGIEAVAGDASDPAALAELIRGSDAVISALHFDVTADTLLAAVKRAGVPRLLVTGGAASLEVAPGQRLFDTPDFPEEWKPFAAGGIAFLDALRDEQEVNWTFFSPAAQIFEGPRTGRYRTGGDQLVVDANGESRISFADFAIAMVDELERPQHSRGRFTAAY